In Paenibacillus sp. J23TS9, a single genomic region encodes these proteins:
- the trpE gene encoding anthranilate synthase component I — MMNPGVEQVIKMSREYNLIPVVKRLLADMETPIRIFQRYAERDCAFLLESVEGGSQWARYSFIGTDPFMMIYGKKGEIVLERNGAEEVVKGKPVEELKALLRSYRSPKTEELPPFTGGAIGFFGYDLLQYYEKLPSHAVDDLVMDDIRFMFCDTVIVFDHVKQQILLVGNVHVQDGDRDEDIRRSYVEIDNKLSQIAEQLQTQGPRENVNGRTIPADIELGDIKSNMTKEQYMANVEQAQEYIRSGDIFQVVLSQRFHIETEVSPLHVYRVLRTLNPSPYMYYLKMHEEIIVGTSPEALVKIDGGKVETRPIAGTRPRGADEAEDDRLAKELLEDEKERAEHLMLVDLGRNDLGRVSQFGTVKCDMFMEIERYSHVMHMVSNVSGTLRDDKDFFDAFLSCLPAGTVSGAPKLRAMEIIAELEREARGAYAGAIGYLGFNSNMDSCITIRTIIFRKGKAYVQAGAGIVWDSVPEKEYEETVNKAKALLKSIRTAEAMFPSESKVEIEQQLNQDYFYEYTP, encoded by the coding sequence ATGATGAATCCGGGTGTGGAGCAGGTCATAAAGATGTCCCGCGAGTATAATCTGATTCCTGTCGTAAAACGGCTGCTGGCGGATATGGAAACCCCGATACGAATTTTTCAGCGTTACGCTGAACGCGATTGCGCGTTTTTGCTTGAAAGTGTAGAGGGTGGCAGTCAGTGGGCACGGTATTCTTTTATTGGAACCGATCCTTTCATGATGATCTACGGCAAGAAGGGCGAGATTGTACTGGAAAGAAACGGCGCAGAAGAAGTCGTCAAGGGCAAGCCTGTTGAAGAGCTGAAGGCACTGCTCCGCAGCTACCGGAGTCCGAAAACGGAGGAGCTACCTCCTTTCACGGGTGGAGCGATCGGCTTCTTCGGCTATGATTTGCTGCAATATTATGAGAAGCTTCCTTCCCATGCAGTAGATGATCTTGTCATGGATGACATCCGGTTTATGTTTTGCGACACGGTGATTGTTTTCGATCATGTAAAGCAGCAGATTTTGCTGGTCGGTAATGTTCATGTCCAGGACGGTGATCGGGATGAGGATATCCGCCGCAGTTACGTGGAGATCGACAACAAGCTTAGTCAAATTGCTGAACAGCTGCAGACGCAGGGGCCGCGAGAAAACGTAAATGGACGTACGATTCCTGCAGATATTGAGCTGGGCGACATCAAGTCCAATATGACGAAGGAACAATATATGGCAAATGTGGAGCAGGCACAGGAATATATACGGTCAGGCGATATTTTCCAGGTGGTACTGTCCCAGCGTTTTCATATTGAAACGGAAGTCTCTCCGCTGCATGTATACCGCGTGCTGCGAACACTCAATCCATCCCCTTATATGTATTACCTTAAGATGCATGAGGAGATCATTGTTGGAACCTCGCCTGAAGCACTGGTTAAAATTGACGGTGGTAAAGTCGAAACGAGGCCGATTGCAGGTACGAGGCCCCGAGGAGCGGACGAAGCCGAGGATGATCGGTTGGCAAAGGAACTGCTTGAGGATGAAAAGGAACGGGCTGAGCACTTGATGCTCGTCGATCTTGGACGCAATGATTTGGGCCGTGTTTCACAGTTCGGGACGGTTAAATGCGACATGTTTATGGAAATTGAGCGTTATTCGCATGTCATGCACATGGTCTCTAACGTATCCGGCACGCTTCGGGACGACAAGGATTTCTTCGATGCTTTTCTATCCTGCCTGCCCGCGGGAACGGTATCCGGCGCGCCAAAGCTGAGAGCGATGGAAATTATCGCCGAGCTGGAGAGGGAAGCCAGAGGAGCTTATGCGGGAGCCATTGGTTACCTGGGCTTTAACTCCAATATGGATTCATGCATTACAATCCGGACGATCATCTTCCGTAAGGGCAAAGCGTACGTGCAGGCCGGGGCAGGGATCGTATGGGATTCGGTGCCCGAGAAGGAATACGAAGAGACGGTGAATAAAGCCAAAGCACTGCTAAAATCGATCCGGACCGCTGAAGCCATGTTTCCGTCAGAGTCCAAAGTGGAAATAGAGCAGCAGCTGAATCAGGATTATTTTTATGAATACACGCCATAA
- the trpD gene encoding anthranilate phosphoribosyltransferase: protein MSTSEFIPACLNQLIGGQDLTREEARLLMSSIMDGNVTQSQIGALLMALRIKGETVEEITGFAEAMRNVASTVQTDNEKLLDTCGTGGSGIHKFNISTASAIISSSASVRVAKHGNRSASGRAGSADVLEALGVNIHLSSEQAKRCLDEIGICFLFAQLYHPSMKHAAAPRKELGIRTVFNMLGPLTNPAGADRQLLGIYDRNRTQMIAEVLRELGSKRALVVTSHDGLDEISISASTQVSELRDGEVRTYDIHPHDLGLDVHPLESVLGGDALQNAKIVESVLQGEKSPYRDVVLANAGACIYVSGLSDSIAEGVLAAAKAIDTGSAYTKLQQLIQMTGELSYVS, encoded by the coding sequence ATGAGTACTAGCGAGTTTATTCCAGCATGCTTGAACCAGCTGATCGGGGGGCAGGATTTAACGCGTGAGGAAGCACGTCTATTGATGTCGTCGATCATGGATGGTAATGTTACCCAGTCACAGATCGGAGCGCTGCTGATGGCACTGCGAATCAAGGGAGAGACGGTTGAAGAAATTACTGGGTTTGCAGAAGCGATGCGGAATGTTGCCAGCACGGTCCAAACCGATAATGAGAAGCTGTTGGACACCTGTGGCACAGGCGGATCGGGAATACACAAATTTAATATTTCAACAGCGTCGGCCATTATTTCTTCTTCCGCCTCTGTGCGGGTAGCCAAACATGGAAACCGGTCGGCATCGGGCCGGGCCGGAAGCGCAGATGTACTGGAAGCACTCGGTGTGAACATTCATCTAAGCAGTGAGCAGGCAAAGCGCTGTCTTGATGAGATCGGCATCTGCTTTTTATTCGCACAGCTCTATCATCCTTCGATGAAGCATGCTGCTGCCCCGCGCAAGGAGCTTGGTATTCGTACGGTATTCAATATGCTTGGACCATTAACGAACCCTGCAGGTGCAGACCGGCAGCTGCTTGGAATCTATGATCGTAACCGGACCCAGATGATTGCCGAGGTACTTAGAGAGCTTGGTTCCAAACGTGCACTTGTCGTGACAAGTCATGACGGTCTCGATGAAATCAGTATCTCTGCATCAACCCAAGTTTCTGAGCTCCGTGATGGTGAGGTCCGCACTTATGATATTCATCCCCATGATCTTGGACTGGATGTTCATCCGCTTGAGTCCGTACTGGGCGGGGATGCGCTGCAAAATGCCAAAATCGTGGAGTCCGTACTTCAAGGAGAAAAAAGTCCGTACCGGGATGTTGTTCTTGCGAATGCAGGCGCATGTATCTATGTATCCGGACTTTCAGACAGCATAGCAGAAGGGGTCCTTGCAGCGGCAAAGGCTATTGATACCGGCAGCGCATATACCAAACTGCAGCAGCTGATTCAAATGACAGGAGAGCTGAGCTATGTATCTTGA
- the trpC gene encoding indole-3-glycerol phosphate synthase TrpC: MYLDRIVETKREETAILAETFSIDKALETIAGLPATKGFARTLTAGRKRDMGLIAEVKKASPSKGLIRPDFDPVQIALAYEKAGADCLSVLTDITYFQGSGEYLKAVRQAVNLPLLRKDFVIDERQIYEARLLGADAVLLIAAILTPEQISSFMKTAASIGLDSLIEVHSLEEMNQVLELELHDGALIGINNRNLHTFETSLAATELLSKLVPAGVPVISESGIAGPQDMEFLRNTGASGVLVGEYFMRQEDIAAAVRSLMGPVTEEGGVHLHE; this comes from the coding sequence ATGTATCTTGATCGCATCGTAGAAACCAAACGTGAAGAAACAGCCATACTGGCTGAAACCTTTTCAATAGATAAGGCGCTTGAGACCATCGCAGGACTGCCTGCAACCAAAGGGTTCGCCCGTACGCTTACAGCAGGCCGGAAACGGGATATGGGGCTTATTGCGGAAGTGAAGAAGGCTTCTCCTTCGAAAGGACTGATCCGTCCGGACTTCGATCCGGTCCAAATTGCACTTGCTTACGAAAAGGCGGGAGCGGATTGCTTGTCAGTACTGACGGATATCACTTATTTTCAAGGAAGCGGCGAATATCTGAAGGCTGTACGTCAAGCTGTGAATCTCCCGCTGTTACGCAAAGACTTTGTAATCGATGAGCGTCAGATCTATGAGGCGAGGCTGCTGGGAGCAGACGCGGTTCTCCTCATCGCAGCGATCCTCACACCGGAACAAATTTCATCGTTTATGAAAACGGCAGCCTCGATTGGCCTAGACTCTCTGATCGAGGTTCACAGCCTGGAAGAGATGAATCAGGTGCTCGAACTCGAACTTCACGATGGTGCCTTGATTGGTATCAACAACCGAAATCTCCATACCTTTGAAACTTCTCTTGCAGCAACAGAATTGCTGAGCAAGCTGGTGCCGGCAGGTGTGCCCGTCATTAGTGAAAGTGGGATAGCAGGCCCGCAGGATATGGAGTTTCTAAGAAATACAGGTGCATCGGGCGTCCTTGTGGGTGAATATTTCATGAGACAGGAAGATATCGCTGCGGCGGTTCGGAGCCTGATGGGGCCGGTAACGGAGGAAGGCGGCGTTCATTTGCATGAATAA
- a CDS encoding phosphoribosylanthranilate isomerase, with translation MNNTKVKICGLQGVEVLKSMINMPVDYIGFVFAKSRRQVMPQAAASMAAVLKEWEAPVIPRSVGVFVNPDMDQLEKVMSHLELDVIQLHGQESPNFCRDIKERFQVDLFKVVSVGPQQRADGNPVAFQDYAGFIDALLIDTFEPHYGGGSGSTFAWDKIPAYQKWTESQRIPLFVAGGLNASNVAGLIQDYAPDGIDVSSGVETNGDKDLEKIAAFVERVKQA, from the coding sequence ATGAATAATACAAAAGTAAAAATTTGTGGACTTCAGGGCGTTGAAGTGCTAAAATCAATGATAAACATGCCTGTTGATTATATTGGTTTTGTATTTGCCAAAAGCCGGCGGCAGGTCATGCCCCAAGCGGCGGCCTCCATGGCAGCCGTTTTGAAAGAATGGGAAGCGCCTGTCATTCCACGCAGTGTGGGAGTGTTTGTCAATCCGGATATGGATCAGCTTGAGAAGGTTATGTCTCATCTTGAGCTTGATGTGATCCAGCTTCACGGCCAGGAAAGTCCGAATTTTTGCCGGGATATCAAGGAACGCTTTCAAGTTGACCTGTTCAAGGTCGTTTCTGTAGGACCTCAGCAGCGCGCGGACGGAAACCCCGTGGCTTTTCAGGATTATGCGGGATTTATCGATGCTTTGCTGATTGATACATTTGAACCGCATTACGGAGGCGGATCTGGCTCCACTTTTGCCTGGGATAAGATCCCGGCATATCAGAAGTGGACCGAAAGTCAACGTATACCGCTGTTTGTGGCAGGGGGGCTGAACGCTTCCAATGTCGCAGGACTCATACAGGATTATGCACCGGACGGAATTGATGTATCCAGTGGTGTGGAAACGAACGGGGACAAGGATCTCGAAAAAATCGCAGCTTTTGTGGAAAGGGTGAAGCAGGCATGA
- the trpB gene encoding tryptophan synthase subunit beta, whose product MTQLPDQNGRFGEFGGRFVPETLMNALIHLEESYNHYSEEPSFQEELSYLLKQYSGRETPLYYAERLSKHLGKAKIYLKREDLNHTGAHKINNALAQGVLAKRMGKQKVIAETGAGQHGVATATVAALLGMECKVFMGEEDTKRQALNVFRMQLLGAEVVPVLSGSRTLKDAGNEALRYWVSNVEDTFYILGSAVGPHPYPMMVRNFQRIIGDETRRQILEAEGRLPDHVVAAIGGGSNAIGMFYPFIEDKEVALIGVEAAGKGVETAFHAATMSKGTKGVFQGSMSYLLQDNFGQVQEAFSISAGLDYPGVGPEHSYLKDIERAKYVPVTDQEALDALQLLCRTEGIIPALESAHAVAQVIKMAPGLSSDDIVVICLSGRGDKDVESIMAYTGGNQA is encoded by the coding sequence ATGACACAACTGCCGGATCAAAATGGACGCTTTGGCGAATTCGGAGGACGGTTTGTACCGGAAACTTTGATGAACGCTCTGATACATCTGGAAGAATCTTATAATCATTATTCAGAGGAGCCTTCCTTTCAGGAGGAGCTTTCCTATCTTTTGAAGCAGTATTCGGGAAGGGAAACCCCGCTTTATTATGCGGAACGGCTGAGTAAGCATCTGGGTAAGGCCAAAATTTATCTAAAACGTGAGGATCTGAACCATACGGGTGCCCACAAAATCAACAACGCTTTGGCGCAGGGTGTTTTGGCCAAAAGAATGGGCAAGCAAAAGGTCATCGCTGAAACGGGAGCAGGTCAGCATGGTGTGGCTACCGCAACAGTAGCAGCTCTTCTGGGAATGGAATGCAAGGTGTTCATGGGGGAAGAGGATACCAAGCGTCAGGCGTTGAACGTATTCCGCATGCAGCTGCTCGGAGCCGAAGTGGTTCCGGTTTTGTCTGGCTCGCGGACACTGAAGGACGCCGGCAATGAGGCTCTCCGCTACTGGGTCAGCAACGTGGAGGATACGTTTTATATTTTGGGATCGGCTGTTGGACCACATCCGTATCCTATGATGGTGCGTAATTTTCAGCGGATTATTGGAGATGAGACACGGCGCCAGATTCTTGAAGCAGAAGGCCGTCTCCCGGATCATGTAGTAGCGGCAATCGGCGGCGGCAGCAACGCAATTGGTATGTTTTATCCTTTTATCGAAGATAAGGAAGTGGCTTTGATAGGTGTTGAGGCTGCCGGTAAGGGTGTGGAAACCGCCTTTCATGCAGCGACCATGAGCAAAGGCACCAAGGGGGTATTCCAAGGCTCTATGAGCTACCTGCTTCAGGATAATTTTGGACAGGTTCAGGAAGCCTTCTCGATCTCTGCAGGATTGGATTATCCTGGAGTAGGACCAGAGCATTCGTATCTGAAGGATATTGAACGTGCCAAATATGTACCGGTTACGGACCAGGAAGCACTTGATGCACTGCAGCTGTTGTGCCGTACGGAAGGGATTATTCCTGCACTGGAATCCGCGCATGCAGTTGCGCAGGTGATCAAGATGGCACCTGGTCTCAGCAGTGATGATATTGTTGTGATCTGCCTTTCCGGACGCGGGGATAAAGACGTGGAATCCATTATGGCATACACAGGAGGGAACCAGGCATGA
- the trpA gene encoding tryptophan synthase subunit alpha has product MNLIDQTFARLKENQQTALIPFLTIGDPDLDTSVEIIAELEAAGADIVELGVPYSDPLADGPVIQRASQRALKHQVNIASCMEAAVKARAAGVKLPFILFTYYNPVLQFGLERFFEEVKKHDISGLIIPDLPVEESAELSKRAEAAEIHLIPLVAPTSNERIKSIVASAKGFVYCVSSLGVTGERSSFFDGVEEFIAQVKEYTDIPAAVGFGISNGEQAAKFARICDGVVVGSAIVRQIEETIPLLQNVDTRQEGLLQIRKFVAQLKA; this is encoded by the coding sequence ATGAATTTGATCGACCAAACGTTTGCCAGATTAAAAGAAAATCAGCAGACTGCTTTGATCCCTTTTTTGACCATTGGTGACCCGGACTTGGATACCTCGGTTGAGATTATAGCAGAGCTGGAGGCGGCCGGGGCTGATATTGTCGAGCTCGGTGTTCCTTACTCAGATCCTCTTGCGGATGGACCTGTCATTCAACGGGCTTCCCAGCGGGCGCTGAAGCATCAAGTGAACATTGCCAGCTGCATGGAGGCTGCTGTTAAAGCGCGGGCTGCCGGCGTAAAGCTTCCTTTTATCCTGTTTACCTATTATAATCCGGTGCTTCAGTTCGGTCTGGAGCGTTTCTTCGAAGAAGTGAAGAAGCATGACATCAGCGGACTGATCATTCCGGATCTGCCGGTAGAAGAATCAGCGGAATTATCTAAACGCGCAGAAGCCGCGGAGATTCATCTCATTCCTCTGGTAGCACCGACTTCCAATGAAAGAATCAAGAGCATCGTGGCAAGTGCCAAAGGTTTTGTATACTGCGTATCTTCCCTGGGTGTGACGGGTGAGCGTTCCAGTTTCTTTGATGGAGTGGAGGAGTTTATCGCCCAAGTGAAAGAGTATACGGACATTCCAGCAGCGGTAGGTTTTGGCATCTCTAACGGCGAGCAAGCAGCGAAGTTTGCACGGATCTGCGACGGCGTTGTCGTAGGCAGCGCTATTGTCCGCCAGATAGAAGAAACCATACCACTCCTACAAAATGTGGACACCCGCCAGGAAGGGCTCTTGCAAATACGCAAGTTTGTGGCACAATTAAAAGCATAA
- the hisC gene encoding histidinol-phosphate transaminase, with protein MKPKSHIVNLPVYQPGKPIEDVKRELGLDEVIKLASNENPYGASPKVKEAILAELENISIYPDGGSVELTADLASSLGVNANQIIFGCGSDEIIALLARAFFVPGDETIMADQTFSVYKSNADIEGAISIEVPLVDGTHDLDAMLDKVNDHTKMIWVCNPNNPTGTILSEQVLTAFLEKVPGDVLVVLDEAYCEYVTDVSYPNSIQYLDKYPNVVILRTFSKIYGLASLRIGYGVGQPDVIKLINQVREPFNTSRVAQAAAKAALKDQEYIAMCRTANAAGIVQLQDAFDRLGLEYFPAHGNFIMVDVRKPSGQIFEALLRKGIIIRGGHSKYPTYIRVTVGSQEQNKAFIHALEQVLEEEKAHA; from the coding sequence ATGAAACCAAAATCCCATATTGTGAATCTTCCCGTGTATCAGCCGGGCAAACCAATTGAAGACGTGAAAAGAGAGCTAGGACTGGATGAGGTCATCAAATTGGCGTCAAATGAAAACCCATATGGTGCCTCTCCCAAAGTAAAAGAGGCTATCCTGGCTGAGCTGGAAAATATCAGCATCTATCCGGATGGCGGGTCTGTCGAGTTGACGGCTGATCTTGCGAGCTCTCTTGGCGTGAATGCCAATCAAATCATCTTTGGCTGCGGTTCCGATGAAATTATCGCCCTGCTTGCACGTGCATTCTTTGTTCCTGGTGATGAAACCATCATGGCAGACCAAACGTTCTCGGTATACAAAAGCAACGCGGATATCGAAGGGGCAATCAGCATTGAAGTGCCACTTGTTGATGGGACCCACGACTTGGATGCGATGCTGGATAAGGTCAACGACCATACGAAAATGATTTGGGTATGCAATCCAAACAATCCGACAGGCACCATTTTGTCTGAGCAAGTACTGACAGCATTCCTGGAAAAAGTTCCAGGGGATGTATTGGTTGTCCTCGATGAAGCATATTGTGAGTATGTAACAGATGTATCTTACCCGAACAGCATTCAATATCTTGATAAATATCCGAATGTTGTCATTTTGCGCACATTCTCCAAAATTTACGGTCTCGCTTCCCTGCGTATCGGATATGGTGTAGGCCAGCCCGATGTTATTAAACTGATTAATCAGGTGCGTGAACCGTTCAACACGTCACGTGTAGCCCAGGCAGCGGCTAAAGCAGCGCTGAAGGATCAAGAATACATTGCGATGTGCCGTACGGCCAATGCTGCGGGAATCGTACAGCTTCAGGATGCATTTGACCGTCTGGGTCTGGAGTATTTCCCTGCACATGGCAACTTCATCATGGTGGATGTACGCAAGCCTTCGGGTCAAATATTCGAAGCATTGCTCCGCAAAGGTATCATTATTCGGGGTGGCCACAGCAAGTACCCGACTTATATCCGGGTGACCGTAGGCTCGCAAGAACAAAATAAAGCATTTATTCATGCGCTGGAGCAGGTATTGGAAGAAGAAAAGGCTCATGCATAA
- a CDS encoding prephenate dehydrogenase, with product MTTKIAIFGVGLIGGSLALCFKGKPGITVVGHAHRPVSAEKYISRGVVDEATLSIEEAALDADFIFLCVPVGKLDEYLTKLSSMPLKKGCIITDVGSTKASIAAAASKLELQDVYFIGGHPMAGSERSGVEAATPLLFENAYYVLTPPTGLPEGVYESLVQLLVYTRAQIVKVDPLEHDRIVGAISHLPHIIAVALVNQVCDYNETNSLYRRLAAGGFRDITRIASSDPLIWRDILLNNRDIMLQMLSDWNEGITSFVQMLEAEDGEGITEAFAKANDFRSELPEGRKGMITSSFDLYIDVPDHPGIIGKIATELGINHINLSNMQIIESREDVPGIMRLSFRQETDMERAKELLNNMDYSISL from the coding sequence ATGACTACGAAAATTGCAATTTTCGGAGTGGGACTCATCGGCGGTTCTCTGGCTCTTTGCTTCAAAGGCAAGCCGGGGATTACCGTCGTGGGTCATGCCCACCGTCCCGTCTCCGCTGAAAAGTATATAAGCCGTGGTGTTGTCGATGAAGCCACGCTGTCCATAGAGGAAGCGGCACTCGATGCCGACTTCATTTTTTTATGTGTACCTGTGGGCAAGTTGGACGAGTACCTGACGAAGCTTAGCTCCATGCCTTTGAAGAAGGGCTGCATTATTACCGATGTTGGAAGTACCAAAGCGAGCATCGCTGCTGCGGCATCCAAGCTTGAGCTTCAGGATGTCTATTTTATCGGCGGTCACCCTATGGCGGGTTCAGAGCGCTCAGGAGTCGAAGCGGCAACACCGCTGCTGTTCGAGAACGCTTATTATGTTCTGACGCCTCCAACTGGGCTTCCGGAAGGGGTGTACGAATCATTAGTGCAACTACTCGTATATACCCGTGCTCAAATTGTTAAGGTCGATCCGCTAGAGCATGACAGAATTGTTGGTGCCATCAGCCATCTTCCGCATATCATTGCTGTAGCGCTGGTAAACCAAGTATGTGATTACAATGAAACTAATTCCCTTTACCGCAGGCTGGCTGCAGGCGGCTTCCGGGATATAACACGGATTGCTTCCAGTGATCCGTTGATTTGGCGTGATATTCTGCTGAATAACCGCGATATTATGCTTCAGATGCTTTCGGATTGGAACGAGGGGATCACTTCGTTTGTACAGATGCTTGAGGCAGAAGACGGAGAAGGGATCACAGAAGCCTTTGCCAAAGCCAACGACTTCCGCAGCGAGCTTCCAGAAGGCCGTAAGGGCATGATTACTTCCTCTTTTGACCTGTACATCGACGTACCGGATCATCCTGGTATTATTGGAAAAATCGCAACCGAGCTCGGGATAAACCATATTAACCTGAGTAATATGCAGATCATCGAGAGTCGAGAAGATGTACCTGGCATTATGCGACTGTCTTTCCGCCAAGAAACGGATATGGAGCGGGCCAAAGAGCTGCTTAACAACATGGACTACAGCATTTCGCTGTAG
- a CDS encoding NADP-dependent oxidoreductase: protein MMKAVVIENYGGSEVFAEQEWDIPHIRDTQVLVEMRATTVSSADQLIRSGTFRQFMPTQFPHVLGVDIAGIVVATGKKVTRVQTGDRVLAVSRTGGGYAEYVAVEECDLAVIPQSLSDAEAASLSASGMTAWLSLFHYGKLQPGQRILIHAGAGGVGHLAIQLAKQRGAYVITTAQAHNHPFVLQLGADEVIDYTSTDFAETLSPVDVVLDMVRDPDVDKVTGIGVTELKNYNILKDNGTFISLVNPAIAKHPLIRGIHAQFALITPGAGDWEAFIQWIQTNKLDIHVDHVFPFTGQGVAEAHEYFDTRNKRGKLVIQRDSIHS, encoded by the coding sequence ATGATGAAAGCAGTAGTGATAGAAAATTATGGTGGCTCGGAAGTTTTTGCGGAGCAGGAGTGGGATATACCACATATTCGTGATACACAGGTGCTCGTGGAGATGAGGGCGACCACGGTATCCTCAGCAGATCAACTGATCAGGAGTGGAACATTCCGTCAATTCATGCCAACCCAATTCCCTCATGTTCTTGGAGTCGACATCGCTGGTATCGTCGTGGCTACCGGAAAAAAGGTTACTCGTGTACAAACCGGGGATCGCGTTCTTGCAGTGTCCCGTACAGGCGGGGGCTACGCTGAATATGTCGCTGTGGAAGAATGCGATCTTGCTGTGATACCGCAGTCTCTTTCCGATGCAGAAGCCGCTTCGCTCTCTGCTTCCGGCATGACGGCCTGGCTATCCCTATTTCACTATGGCAAGCTGCAGCCGGGACAGCGTATTCTGATCCACGCCGGTGCAGGTGGCGTAGGACATCTCGCCATACAATTAGCCAAACAGCGTGGAGCTTATGTGATTACCACAGCTCAGGCACATAATCATCCCTTTGTTCTTCAGCTCGGTGCTGACGAAGTGATTGATTATACATCAACCGACTTTGCGGAGACTCTGAGTCCTGTTGATGTCGTGCTGGATATGGTCCGTGACCCAGATGTCGATAAAGTTACGGGAATCGGAGTAACAGAACTGAAGAATTACAACATTTTAAAGGATAATGGGACGTTCATCTCTCTTGTAAATCCGGCGATTGCGAAACACCCTCTCATCCGTGGGATTCATGCCCAGTTTGCCTTGATCACCCCGGGTGCGGGTGACTGGGAAGCGTTTATTCAATGGATTCAGACGAATAAGCTCGACATACATGTGGACCACGTATTCCCCTTTACCGGCCAAGGTGTAGCCGAAGCTCATGAATATTTCGATACCCGGAATAAGAGAGGCAAATTAGTCATTCAGAGGGACTCTATTCACAGTTAA
- a CDS encoding TetR/AcrR family transcriptional regulator, producing the protein MDRRILKSRESIIEAFIKLLSEKNFEQITINQIAERANVSRGTVYLHFMDKFDLLDQCIKSHLVELIESSLFCGVTGIFPSKEALLYSFRYLREHAPFYDAVLADQSVPKFRTRLQAALLRGLDKQIDMSGINQGRNKEIMLQFLASAMAGMIEWWITSSESYPAEELVEELWILMERNQMIPVPPV; encoded by the coding sequence ATGGATAGAAGAATACTAAAATCACGTGAATCGATTATAGAGGCTTTTATTAAACTGCTGTCCGAGAAAAACTTTGAGCAAATCACGATTAATCAAATCGCTGAGCGGGCCAATGTAAGTCGCGGAACGGTGTATCTGCATTTTATGGACAAGTTTGACTTGCTGGATCAGTGTATTAAATCCCACTTGGTGGAGCTGATCGAGAGCAGTCTCTTCTGTGGAGTTACTGGCATTTTCCCTTCCAAAGAAGCTTTGCTGTACAGTTTTCGGTATCTGAGAGAGCATGCCCCATTCTATGATGCAGTGCTGGCTGATCAAAGCGTCCCGAAATTTCGAACCCGCTTGCAGGCTGCTCTGCTTCGAGGATTGGATAAACAGATCGACATGAGTGGCATCAACCAGGGGAGGAACAAGGAGATTATGCTTCAATTCCTCGCTTCCGCAATGGCAGGCATGATTGAATGGTGGATTACCTCTTCCGAGTCTTACCCCGCAGAAGAATTGGTTGAAGAGTTGTGGATTCTGATGGAACGCAATCAAATGATACCTGTGCCTCCCGTTTAG
- the map gene encoding type I methionyl aminopeptidase: MVILKSKHEIEAIRKACQVVAECHRTIAPLIKPGITTNEIERIFEDIMLKHGAKPYQKGYKGYQYATCASANDVIAHGFPSNKPLEEGDIVTIDTVAELDGWLGDSAWSYAVGQISPMAEKLMRVTKECLDLGIEQAQPGNRLGDVTSAIQRHAESHGFGVVRDLLAHGIGRDLHEEPTYMHVGKPGKGLRIKEGMVFTIEPMITEGSYFMTIDPDGWTARTMDNKLAAQYEHTIAITAEGPQILTAQ; the protein is encoded by the coding sequence ATGGTCATTTTAAAAAGCAAGCATGAAATTGAGGCTATCCGCAAGGCATGCCAAGTGGTAGCTGAATGCCATCGTACAATCGCCCCGCTTATCAAACCGGGGATTACCACCAACGAAATTGAGCGCATATTCGAGGACATTATGCTGAAGCACGGCGCAAAGCCATACCAGAAAGGCTATAAGGGCTATCAATATGCGACCTGTGCCTCCGCCAACGATGTGATCGCACATGGCTTCCCTAGCAATAAGCCACTTGAGGAAGGCGATATCGTGACAATTGACACGGTCGCTGAGCTCGATGGATGGCTCGGCGATTCGGCCTGGAGTTATGCGGTCGGGCAGATCTCGCCGATGGCCGAGAAGTTGATGCGTGTCACGAAGGAATGTCTTGACCTGGGCATCGAGCAGGCGCAGCCCGGCAATCGACTCGGTGACGTGACGAGTGCGATTCAGCGGCATGCGGAATCACACGGTTTCGGCGTCGTTCGCGACCTTCTCGCCCATGGCATCGGCCGCGACCTGCATGAAGAGCCGACTTATATGCATGTCGGCAAGCCTGGAAAAGGCCTCCGTATCAAGGAAGGTATGGTGTTCACGATTGAGCCCATGATCACCGAAGGCTCCTACTTCATGACGATCGATCCGGACGGCTGGACCGCACGGACGATGGACAACAAGCTCGCCGCCCAATACGAGCATACGATCGCCATCACGGCTGAAGGTCCACAGATATTGACCGCGCAATAG